From Haemorhous mexicanus isolate bHaeMex1 chromosome 1, bHaeMex1.pri, whole genome shotgun sequence, one genomic window encodes:
- the PENK gene encoding proenkephalin-A, whose product MALLLRLGCSLLALSTCLLPRALADCGRDCAACAYHLGPRAGIHPLACTLECEGKLPSAKAWETCKELLQLAKVDLSEDGNIAPGDKKELDENHLLAKKYGGFMKRYGGFMKKMDELYRAEPEDEANGGEILAKRYGGFMKKDSDDDALANSSDLLKELLGTGDNPDAARYREVNENDGDVSKRYGGFMRSTKRSPELEDEAKELQKRYGGFMRRVGRPEWWLDYQKRYGGFLKRFADSILPSEEDGETYSKEVPEMEKRYGGFMRF is encoded by the exons ATGGCGTTGCTCCTGAGACTCGGCTGCTCGCTGCTGGCCCTCAGCACCTGCCTGCTCCCGAGGGCGCTGGCCGACTGCGGCCGCGACTGCGCCGCCTGCGCCTACCACCTGGGACCCCGCGCCGGCATCCATCCCCTG GCATGTACACTAGAATGTGAAGGAAAACTGCCTTCTGCCAAAGCCTGGGAGACCTGCAAGGAGCTCTTGCAACTGGCAAAGGTGGATCTTTCTGAGGATGGCAACATTGCTCCAGGAGACAAGAAAGAGCTGGATGAGAACCATTTGCTTGCAAAGAAGTACGGAGGCTTCATGAAAAGATACGGGGgtttcatgaagaaaatggatGAGCTCTATCGGGCAGAACCAGAGGATGAAGCTAATGGAGGAGAAATCCTGGCTAAGAGGTATGGAGGGTTTATGAAGAAAGACTCAGATGATGATGCCCTTGCCAACTCCTCTGATCTGCTGAAGGAGCTTCTAGGAACAGGGGATAACCCCGACGCGGCACGCTATCGAGAGGTAAATGAAAATGACGGCGATGTCAGCAAAAGGTACGGAGGCTTCATGAGAAGCACAAAGCGCAGCCCTGAATTGGAAGATGAGGCCAAAGAGCTGCAAAAGAGATACGGTGGCTTCATGAGAAGAGTGGGCAGGCCAGAGTGGTGGCTGGATTACCAGAAACGATATGGTGGGTTCCTTAAGCGCTTTGCCGACTCCATTCTCCCTTCAGAAGAAGATGGGGAAACTTATTCCAAAGAAGTCCCAGAGATGGAAAAGAGATATGGTGGTTTTATGAGATTTTAA